A part of Gadus morhua chromosome 17, gadMor3.0, whole genome shotgun sequence genomic DNA contains:
- the LOC115529802 gene encoding GTPase IMAP family member 9 isoform X1: MESGANGPCPDMGQNVPEEELRLILIGKVGSGKSASGNTILGRIHFLSRLSGSSVTKVCQLGTKSHVYHVEEEAGGTRRMRKKVVVVDMPGFGDTHLTKEQITTEVSQCLALTAPGPHAFLLVVQVGRFTEVENLAVDMMADVFGEAALRNHTVVLFTRGDDLEEPMEQYLACAPARLEDLIRRCGGRYHVFNNRIIDVNQVDELLSKVEKVMVDNGGKLYTKSKEKRDLRKVVAVTMVAACVLGLALWWCLSPH; encoded by the exons ATGGAGTCAG GAGCAAATGGACCGTGTCCAGACATGGGACAGAATGTCCCAGAAGAAGAGCTGAGACTGATCCTGATTGGAAAGGTGGGATCTGGGAAGAGCGCCTCAGGGAACACCATCCTGGGCCGGATTCACTTCCTGTCTAGGTTAAGCGGAAGCTCTGTAACCAAGGTCTGCCAGCTGGGGACCAAGAGCCATGTCTACCATgttgaggaggaggcgggggggacgaggaggatgaggaagaaggtggtggtggtggacatgCCAGGTTTTGGAGACACACACCTGACCAAGGAGCAGATCACCACGGAGGTCAGCCAATGCTTGGCCCTGACAGCCCCCGGCCCACACGCCTTCCTCCTGGTGGTCCAGGTGGGACGCTTCACAGAGGTGGAGAACCTGGCCGTCGATATGATGGCTGATGTATTTGGTGAAGCGGCGCTCCGCAACCACACGGTGGTGCTGTTCACCAGGGGAGATGACCTGGAGGAGCCGATGGAGCAGTACCTGGCCTGCGCACCTGCTAGGCTTGAGGATTTGATCCGCAGGTGTGGAGGCAGGTACCATGTATTCAACAACCGTATAATAGATGTGAATCAAGTTGATGAGCTACTGAGTAAGGTGGAGAAGGTTATGGTGGACAACGGTGGAAAGTTGTACACCAAATCCAAGGAGAAGAGGGATTTGAGGAAGGTGGTGGCGGTCACGATGGTGGCCGCTTGTGTGCTGGGTTTAGCACTTTGGTGGTGTTTGTCCCCCCACTAA
- the LOC115529802 gene encoding GTPase IMAP family member 9 isoform X2, whose protein sequence is MGQNVPEEELRLILIGKVGSGKSASGNTILGRIHFLSRLSGSSVTKVCQLGTKSHVYHVEEEAGGTRRMRKKVVVVDMPGFGDTHLTKEQITTEVSQCLALTAPGPHAFLLVVQVGRFTEVENLAVDMMADVFGEAALRNHTVVLFTRGDDLEEPMEQYLACAPARLEDLIRRCGGRYHVFNNRIIDVNQVDELLSKVEKVMVDNGGKLYTKSKEKRDLRKVVAVTMVAACVLGLALWWCLSPH, encoded by the coding sequence ATGGGACAGAATGTCCCAGAAGAAGAGCTGAGACTGATCCTGATTGGAAAGGTGGGATCTGGGAAGAGCGCCTCAGGGAACACCATCCTGGGCCGGATTCACTTCCTGTCTAGGTTAAGCGGAAGCTCTGTAACCAAGGTCTGCCAGCTGGGGACCAAGAGCCATGTCTACCATgttgaggaggaggcgggggggacgaggaggatgaggaagaaggtggtggtggtggacatgCCAGGTTTTGGAGACACACACCTGACCAAGGAGCAGATCACCACGGAGGTCAGCCAATGCTTGGCCCTGACAGCCCCCGGCCCACACGCCTTCCTCCTGGTGGTCCAGGTGGGACGCTTCACAGAGGTGGAGAACCTGGCCGTCGATATGATGGCTGATGTATTTGGTGAAGCGGCGCTCCGCAACCACACGGTGGTGCTGTTCACCAGGGGAGATGACCTGGAGGAGCCGATGGAGCAGTACCTGGCCTGCGCACCTGCTAGGCTTGAGGATTTGATCCGCAGGTGTGGAGGCAGGTACCATGTATTCAACAACCGTATAATAGATGTGAATCAAGTTGATGAGCTACTGAGTAAGGTGGAGAAGGTTATGGTGGACAACGGTGGAAAGTTGTACACCAAATCCAAGGAGAAGAGGGATTTGAGGAAGGTGGTGGCGGTCACGATGGTGGCCGCTTGTGTGCTGGGTTTAGCACTTTGGTGGTGTTTGTCCCCCCACTAA